The following proteins come from a genomic window of Ailuropoda melanoleuca isolate Jingjing chromosome 2, ASM200744v2, whole genome shotgun sequence:
- the LOC117796630 gene encoding ras-associated and pleckstrin homology domains-containing protein 1-like: PPPPPPAPAPPAPAPPPLTATPTASPASDKSGSPGKKTCKTSSPGAKKPPPTPQRNSSIKSSSCTEHPEPKRPSVDSLVSKFASPAEPSGSPSRETPTPPAAPPKPGKLNLSGVNLPGVLQQGCVSTKASVLSGRGKDSVVEFPSPPSDSDFPPPPPEIELPLPPIEIPAVFSGNTSPKVAVVNPQPQPWSKTSTKKAPPPTRPKRNDSTRLTQAEISEQPAMATVVPQVPTSPKSSLSVQPGFLADLNRTLQRKSITRHGSLSSSRVSRAEPTATMDDMALPPPPPELLSDQQKASYGGSHISGYATLRRGPPPAPPKRDQNTKLSRDW, translated from the coding sequence cctcctccgccTCCACCGGCCCCGGCCCCACCGGCCCCGGCCCCACCGCCACTGACAGCTACACCCACAGCTTCTCCTGCCTCCGACAAAAGTGGATCTCCAGGCAAAAAGACCTGTAAGACATCCAGCCCGGGGGCAAAGAAACCTCCTCCAACCCCACAGCGAAACTCCAGCATTAAGTCCAGCAGTTGCACAGAGCACCCTGAGCCTAAGAGACCCTCAGTAGACAGTCTAGTGAGCAAGTTTGCATCGCCAGCAGAACCCTCAGGGTCTCCCAGCAGAGAAACCCCAACACCTCCAGCAGCGCCCCCCAAACCGGGAAAACTAAATCTTTCTGGAGTTAACCTTCCCGGAGTTCTCCAACAAGGGTGTGTGTCGACAAAAGCATCTGTCCTGAGTGGGCGTGGAAAGGACTCTGTAGTAGAATTTCCTTCTCCTCCATCGGATTCCGACTTTCCACCCCCTCCACCTGAAATAGAGCTTCCTCTGCCCCCCATAGAGATTCCAGCTGTATTCTCGGGAAACACCTCTCCCAAAGTGGCAGTCGTTAATCCTCAACCACAGCCATGGTCCAAAACATCCACGAAGAAGGCTCCTCCACCCACACGACCCAAACGGAATGACAGCACCCGCCTCACTCAAGCAGAGATCTCTGAGCAGCCAGCAATGGCCACAGTTGTGCCACAAGTGCCCACCTCTCCCAAATCCAGCCTTAGTGTCCAGCCTGGATTCCTCGCTGACCTCAACAGGACACTGCAACGCAAGTCCATCACCCGGCATGGCTCGCTCTCCTCCTCCCGCGTGTCCAGAGCAGAACCCACAGCCACCATGGATGACATGGCATTGCCGCCGCCCCCCCCGGAACTGCTTTCTGACCAGCAGAAAGCCAGTTACGGAGGTAGTCATATATCGGGCTATGCAACGTTGCGGAGAGGAccccctcccgctccccccaAAAGAGACCAGAACACCAAGCTCTCAAGAGACTGGTAG